GGAGTGAGTTCGAGCTCTTCTAGTGGGGGATATAGTTTTACTAGCCCGAGGAGAGGTGGTGGAAGATTTTCTGGTGGACCCAGATTTCAGGGTCAGAGGGATGCTGGTGGATCTGGCGCTCCATGGTGCCGCCGTTGTAACTTCCGTCACCATGGTGAGTGTAGGAGAGGTACTGGTGCCTGCTTTACGTGTGGGCAGATGGGACATCGGGCTTCTCAGTGCCCCCAGGGTCAACAGAGACCACAGCAGACCACTATACCACCTCCAGCACCAGTTCAGCAGAGTTTTGGACCGGGTGGTTATGGCCAGCCGAGTCGTGGTGGTGCCTACCACTATCAGGGGGATGCTGCTCCGTATGCTCCCGGACCTTATCAGTATTCCCAGGAACCTTACTCTCAGGCTGGATATTCTCAGGATTTTGGAGGTTATTCATCTTATTCCTCTATGCCAGCTGGTGGATCGCAGTGGCATCAGGGAGGCCAGCCCCGTCAGGGGGAAGTTGCTACGGGTGGTGCAGGATCATCCAGGCAGCTTAGTCAGCCAGGTCAGGGGCGTAATCCTCAGGGACGAGGTAATCAGGGCAATAGAGGCCGAGGTGGACGACAGCAGGCTCAGGGGCGAATTAATCATATTTCTTTGCAGGaggctcagaaccatccagacttgattatgggtacgttgaatgttcttggtcattttgctaaggttttgattgattgtggtgctacgcactctgtgatttctcatacgtttgctcaaataacccaacctcacccttcacctctaggatttgatttagagtttgccatgcctagagGAGATAAATGTTATGTGGATAGTGTGTATctggggtgtccagtgatggttgaGGGCGTGATTATGTCCGCTGATCTTattccgttagatattgtggattttgatgtgattttaggggccGATTGGTTACACcataatcgtgcccatattgattgttatggtaaatcagttactttttatcgtcctggattacccgaggttacttttgtgggcgagagaagtggggtgagacatggagttatttctgccataagGGCGAGGAAATTATTATCgaagggttgtcagggatatttggcacaTGTGGTATTAAATGATGTTGCTCCTACTAGTATAGAAGAAGTTGGTGTGGTCAGACATTATCCGGATGTATTCCCTGATGATTTGCCGGGATTACCACCAGACAGGGAGGTGGAAttctctattgatttgcttccaggtacggaccCTATATCtctgactccttatagaatggctcctgctgagttGAGGGAATTAAAAATccagttgcaagaattacttgataaaggttttattcaacctagttctTCACCTTGGGGTGCCCCAGTATTATTTGTGAGAAAGAAGGATGGAACTTTTCGATTGtgtattgattatagacaattgaaccgggtaacgattaaaaaccgttatccattgcctcgcattgatgatttgttcgatcagctgaaaggtgcgtgtgtattttctaagattgatttgagatctggatattatcaattgaagattaaagaaGATGATGTACCTAAGACGGCTTTCCGAACTCGGTACGGACATTATGAATTTTCGGTTATGCCGTTtgggttgactaatgcacctgcagcttttatgagattaatgaatgaggtattccagaaatatcttgataaattcgttattgtttttattgacgatattctggtatactctaagtcccaAGCAGATCATATCCGACACCTTAATTTGGTgttaaggaaattaagggagcatcagttgtatgccaagttcagtaaatgtcagttttggttgactgaagtggcatttttggggcatgttgtatcagctcaaggtattcaagttgatcctcaaaagattgcagcagtggagaattgggagcaacctcgaaccgtcacggAGGTACGAAGCTTTCTTGgcttagcaggttattatcgacggttcgTTCAGGATTtctctatgattgctttacCGTTGACAAAgttgaccaggaaggatgttaaatttgagtgggatgagaattgtgagcgGAGTTTTCAACAATTGAagtattgcctcactcatgcaccgGTGTTGGTACTTCCCGACGATAGCGGTAATTTTGAGATATATAGTGATGCTTCAttaaatggtttgggatgtgttttgatgcagcataataaggtgattgcctatgcttctaggcagttgaaaaatcatgaaaggaactatcctactcacgatcttgaattggcagcaattgtttttgctttgaaaatttggaggcattacttgtatggtgagaagtgtaagatcttcactgatcacaagagtcttcagtatttgtttactcagcatgatcttaatcttcgtcagcgaaggtggatggaattgttaagtgattatgattgtacCATTGAATACCATCCAGGTCGTGCTAATGTAGTAGCGGATGCACTGAGTAGAAAACCTCAAGGTAGGCTTAATGCCTTATATGCtagtcgtgttcctcttcttgctgaattgagGACAACGGGGGTAAGGTTGGAAATTGAAGACCGAGATGGAGCTTttcttgctaattttcaagtcaggccagttttggtgGATCGTATTCTTGCAGTTCAGATGGTGAATGAAGAAATTCAGGAGTTGGTTCAGTTAAGaggtgaagggaaaaagaaagacctcagaatTCGGGAATCAGATGGTATGCTCATGCAAGAAGACAGAATGTATGttccgaataatgaggaattgaagaaggaaattctggatgaagcacattgttcagcttatgcgatgcatccgggaggaacaaaaatgtatcataccattcgaccattttattattggccgggtatgaaaagagaaattgcagaatatgtgAGCAGGTGTATTATTTGCCAGCAAGTGAAAGCAGAAAGGAAGAAGCCCTTTGGGCGATGCAACCCCTTCCtgttccccagtggaaatgggaaaatataaccatggatttcgtgtataaacttcctcgtacgcgaaatggatttgatggtatttgggtgattGTGGATCGACTCACCAAGTCGGCGCatttcattccagtgagggagaaataccctctgaataaattggctaagttgtttatTTCGAAGATTGTCAAGTATCATGGAGTCCCAGTAAATATTATCTCCGATCGAAACCCGAGgtttacttctaaattttgggtggcttttcaggaagctctggGTACTCAATTACTGTATAGCacagcttatcatcctcaaactgatgggcaatcagagaggaccattcagacgttggaagatatgttgagatcttcggtattacaatttggtgattcttggcatgatcgtctggacttaatggagtttgcttataataacagttttcactcgagcattggtatgtccccattcgaggcactttatggtagggcgTGTCGAACGCCATTATGTTGGTCTGAGGTTGGTGAACGGGTATTAGAAGGCCCTGAGATCGTGGATGAGacgactcaaaatgttcaggtaattaagtcaaacctgaaagcagcccaggatcgacatAAGAGTTTAGCGGATCGGCATACTACTGATCGAGTGTATGATGTgggtgattgggtattcttgaaattgtcgccttggagaggtgtggtacgATTTGGGAAAAGAGGGAAGCTAAGTCCGAGATATATTGGACCTTATGTGATCATTGaaagagttggtgaagttgcctaccggttggaactgcctccggagttatctaaggtccataatgtgttccatgtctctatgcttcggcattatgtttctgatccttctcatgtgattcctcctcaaccgttagagattaatccggatttgacgtatgatgaggaaccggtcactatcttggattggaaagataaggttctaaggaacaagacggtgagtttggtcaaggtgttgtggaggaaccattctgcagaggaagctacttgggagacggaaGACCGGATGAGAGAGGTGTACCCAAGGTTATTTTATgagtattaattgatttatttggttatgggaatttcggggacgaaattctataaggaggggagattgtcacagcccgtcccggaggtacttttgacgggaatgtgaaatGACAGAATTGCCCTTATTGGACATTAAGGTACGTAGGTACATAGCGTTATTTTGAAAATAGCATTGGTTGGATGGGATTTTATTGGAAATTGATTTTTGGTATGTTTGGTTAGGATGAAATGGAGGGTGTGGATTAATTTGGACCACACATGaccttcctctctccctctcctttccCCGTGCTTTccctgtctctgtctctctctctctcgacttcacacacacacacccatatcGTACGGACCTTCACCCAAAACCCTTCGAAACTTGGCGGATCGGggcaaataaggtatgtatcttcatcgttttgacgtcctgagttcattggtgctagttttaggaagtgaaaccttcgatttcacgtagatcccgaacctccatttttgaggtactgttcatgcgaacgtaaaatgttgtgtttcaggaggtttcaagcttgtggtgagctttaggaggtcctaaggaagctcggggacattcgttggagagttttggacgtcgggatcgtaggtttcaagtttggccgaaatctttggtttttgcaaggtgagatttcgtagtttttaggccctaaaactagtccaacgtgatagtacactcttagggcttcaatttggtataaaatacgaagaaaatgggtgaaaaacgaaggagaacagtgagtttgaaaatcggccggagttcggccggagtccggccaccggagaaccagtccggcgaggcCCTGCGAAGAAGACGACACGTGCGCTGCACGTGCTGCGCGTGGccagcgcgtggacccgtgccacgtgtggcgcgtgggggcgcgtggggcttccaaaattttttctgaaaatttctcgacgctcgtgacgtcgagtaggtcgatgtggtatattcatataccaaaattgagcatcgtatgagaagttatttcgaattattggtgatatgcttaaaattaatgtttttatagttgtttcgcatataggtgagacgtatcccgaggacgaccgcatccagggacgccacgggggttacgacccgtcgacttatcagtgagtgggcagttttgttttcgtattacctatatgctattgttttcccagaaaatgcatttatatgAGAAAAcgtttttaaaatgccatgcatagaattatttggaaaaGGTGAATTTCACatgagttatatgattgatatatgatgcatacatgttgcatggtgctgtggaggcacaggtaagtcaggtgagttcatttattcattgaattgttgttgttgagatgtgttgagctcataatctgcaccctaggtgttagtgcgtatattattcaccacaccgcacgctcgccttggatccaagtaggtggatgtcgtacagaccatgtgagggttccgacatgctagtcgtacagatcactaggcgtgattccgactagtgggtgaccttagttatgcgcgctgatgatatgatgagagaagcactagagcgtatttttacacctttcatcgtatagactaccttacgtagttccgagtgatgtgcagagtagggccgtataggtcactgtggtgactccggcttagtgagatattgagctattgaattaatcgtataggaccaactgcagggtctccgattgattccttatttcacctgatttatattttgatttatggcatggcatgttttcttgaaaatgttaaagatttgagatttaaatgttgagattttatatggttatataatttctgggaaagtatacaggtttttacggcgaggggatataactgttttaatgaaatgttttggaaaactaatttgttttactgacccactcattttgttttgcgcccctccaggttctagtttaacggtggttgg
This genomic interval from Malus domestica chromosome 05, GDT2T_hap1 contains the following:
- the LOC139196153 gene encoding uncharacterized protein, with product MPPRRERRESRRTSEPNFSDITQLGEAMAQALQNVIRPPPPPRTPLETMYNLKLDRFMGNESHEGAEKWLDHIEKTFQVMQSQGNLPANRWVETTTWFLGREPAAWWMNQARYMSPETAADWKVFKEHFMKRFVPPEYIDRKKQEFTSWMEDSDNLPDSEDDEDKNEGQKKNDKGKGISIPGPRQTQSFKKSGVSSSSSSGGYSFTSPRRGGGRFSGGPRFQGQRDAGGSGAPWCRRCNFRHHGECRRGTGACFTCGQMGHRASQCPQGQQRPQQTTIPPPAPVQQSFGPGGYGQPSRGGAYHYQGDAAPYAPGPYQYSQEPYSQAGYSQDFGGYSSYSSMPAGGSQWHQGGQPRQGEVATGGAGSSRQLSQPGQGRNPQGRGNQGNRGRGGRQQAQGRINHISLQEAQNHPDLIMGTLNVLGHFAKVLIDCGATHSVISHTFAQITQPHPSPLGFDLEFAMPRGDKCYVDSVYLGCPVMVEGVIMSADLIPLDIVDFDVILGADWLHHNRAHIDCYGKSVTFYRPGLPEVTFVGERSGVRHGVISAIRARKLLSKGCQGYLAHVVLNDVAPTSIEEVGVVRHYPDVFPDDLPGLPPDREVEFSIDLLPGTDPISLTPYRMAPAELRELKIQLQELLDKGFIQPSSSPWGAPVLFVRKKDGTFRLCIDYRQLNRVTIKNRYPLPRIDDLFDQLKGACVFSKIDLRSGYYQLKIKEDDVPKTAFRTRYGHYEFSVMPFGLTNAPAAFMRLMNEVFQKYLDKFVIVFIDDILVYSKSQADHIRHLNLVLRKLREHQLYAKFSKCQFWLTEVAFLGHVVSAQGIQVDPQKIAAVENWEQPRTVTEVRSFLGLAGYYRRFVQDFSMIALPLTKLTRKDVKFEWDENCERSFQQLKYCLTHAPVLVLPDDSGNFEIYSDASLNGLGCVLMQHNKVIAYASRQLKNHERNYPTHDLELAAIVFALKIWRHYLYGEKCKIFTDHKSLQYLFTQHDLNLRQRRWMELLSDYDCTIEYHPGRANVVADALSRKPQGRLNALYASRVPLLAELRTTGVRLEIEDRDGAFLANFQVRPVLVDRILAVQMVNEEIQELVQLRGEGKKKDLRIRESDGMLMQEDRMYVPNNEELKKEILDEAHCSAYAMHPGGTKMYHTIRPFYYWPGMKREIAEYVSRCIICQQVKAERKKPFGRCNPFLFPSGNGKI